One region of Gouania willdenowi chromosome 13, fGouWil2.1, whole genome shotgun sequence genomic DNA includes:
- the LOC114474534 gene encoding P2Y purinoceptor 13-like isoform X2, with protein MMNITLSNTSIKCHRDTSVTALVFPCLYSIVFILALILNCLAARIFFTIPDTSTFLVFLKNVVVADLLMTLTIPLKILSDAGFDSWGLRAFHCRYTAVLFYITMYISIILLGLISLDRYLKIVRPFGKCPLQQVRVGQILSATIWVVMLCLALPNVILSDQTPKTSRGRLKCTSMKSDAGLMWHKGFNYFCQVIFWGILALMVVCYTFISKKVYESYTASKSRSQAACRKTKGKVFIVVGVFFICFAPFHFVRVPYTLNQTGSMAGACKAENVLYIAKETTLWLSATNVCLDPLIYVFLCKTFRKRLMATVCRWQISNSVTECQPATSTQLEMSMLSNNKGVTSNGVTQGTE; from the exons ATGATGAACATCACCCTATCCAACACGTCCATCAAATGTCATCGGGATACCAGTGTGACAGCCTTGGTTTTCCCCTGTCTGTACAGTATAGTCTTCATACTAGCCTTGATTCTAAACTGTCTGGCTGCAAGGATCTTCTTTACCATCCCTGACACCTCaacatttttggtgtttctaaAAAATGTG GTGGTGGCTGACTTGTTGATGACCTTAACAATCCCTCTGAAGATTCTAAGCGATGCTGGTTTCGATTCCTGGGGTCTTCGTGCCTTCCACTGCAGATACACTGCAGTTCTCTTTTACATCACCATGTATATTAGTATCATCTTGCTGGGACTCATAAGCTTGGACCGCTACCTGAAGATTGTCAGGCCCTTTGGGAAGTGTCCCCTACAGCAGGTCCGTGTTGGTCAGATACTCAGTGCAACTATTTGGGTGGTCATGTTATGTCTTGCGTTGCCCAATGTGATATTAAGTGACCAAACACCAAAGACCTCAAGAGGCAGACTGAAATGTACATCCATGAAGAGCGACGCTGGCTTGATGTGGCATAAAGGATTCAACTACTTCTGTCAA GTAATCTTTTGGGGTATTCTTGCCTTGATGGTGGTTTGCTACACATTCATCAGCAAGAAGGTTTATGAATCATACACAGCATCAAAAAGCAGATCTCAAGCAGCCTGTCGTAAAACCAAGGGAAAGGTCTTTATTGTGGTGGGGGTTTTCTTCATCTGCTTTGCTCCCTTTCATTTCGTCCGTGTACCCTACACCCTGAACCAAACTGGGAGCATGGCAGGTGCCTGCAAGGCTGAGAATGTCCTCTACATCGCAAAGGAAACCACGCTGTGGCTTTCTGCAACCAATGTATGCCTGGACCCCCTTATCTATGTGTTCCTGTGCAAAACATTCAGGAAGAGGTTAATGGCCACAGTCTGCAGGTGGCAAATCAGCAACAGTGTTACTGAGTGTCAACCAGCAACATCCACTCAGCTGGAGATGTCAATGTTGTCTAACAATAAAGGAGTCACTTCTAATGGGGTTACACAAGGAACCGAATAA
- the mfsd1 gene encoding lysosomal dipeptide transporter MFSD1 encodes MTLLSSCFPESVHKSRVHSTMDDIEDLQSVSGEEDNDEAALVGGEAPGRALPAICDPGHLLHRLVVLVFMCFLGFGSYFCYDNPAALQLQVTQDMKLNTAQFMQLYAWYSWPNVVLCFLGGFLIDRVFGIRLGTIIFSLFVCVGQVIFAVGALVNRFWVMEIGRFVFGIGGESLAVAQNTYAVNWFKGKELNLVFGLQLSMARLGSTVNMNIMGWVYTKVSDIVGSTGYTTLGASLMLAGTTCLFSLLCALVLGFLDKRAERILQKDQGNTGEVIKLTDVKDFPLPLWLLFIICVGYYVAIFPFIGLGQVFFIEKFNFTPAEARAVNSIVYIISAPASPLLGFMVDKIGRNIVWVITAVITTLCAHMMLAFTFWNPWIAMSLLGVSYSLLACALWPMVAFVVPEHQLGTAYGFMQSIQNLGLALIAMAAGAILDSRGYLVLEVFFCSCICVALIAVVVLYFVNHHRRGDLNLSAAARAKLLKESTPDAE; translated from the exons ATGACCCTGTTGTCTTCCTGTTTCCCCGAAAGTGTTCACAAAAGTCGGGTTCACAGCACAATGGACGACATAGAAGACCTGCAAAGTGTGTCGGGAGAGGAGGACAACGATGAGGCGGCTCTGGTTGGCGGAGAAGCCCCCGGTAGAGCCCTGCCTGCCATCTGCGACCCCGGACACCTCCTGCACCGGCTGGTGGTCCTTGTGTTTATGTGCTTCCTGGGCTTCG GAAGCTACTTCTGTTATGACAACCCAGCGGCACTGCAACTTCAAGTTACAcag GATATGAAGCTAAACACTGCACAGTTCATGCAGCTGTACGCCTGGTACTCCTGGCCCAATGTGGTGCTCTGCTTCCTGGGTGGGTTTTTGATTGACCGAGTCTTTGGCATCAG GTTGGGAACGATCATCTTTTCCCTCTTTGTCTGTGTCGGACAG GTAATATTTGCTGTTGGAGCTTTGGTGAATCGTTTCTGGGTGATGGAAATTGGACGTTTTGTATTTGg CATTGGAGGAGAATCCTTGGCTGTTGCCCAAAACACGTACGCAGTGAACTGGTTCAAAGGCAAGGAGCTCAATTTGGTGTTTGGTCTTCAGCTGAGCATGGCTCGACTG GGCAGCACAGTAAATATGAACATCATGGGCTGGGTCTACACCAAAGTCTCAGACATTGTTGGCTCCACTGGGTACACCACATTAGGAGCATCACTCATGCTTG CTGGTACGACCTGCCTGTTTTCCCTCCTCTGTGCTTTGGTGTTGGGCTTCCTTGACAAAAGAGCTGAGAGAATCCTCCAGAAGGATCAAGGAAATACAG GGGAAGTGATCAAACTGACGGATGTTAAAGATTTTCCATTACCACTGTGGCTCCTCTTCATCATTTGCGTTGGCTACTATGTTGCTATTTTCCCCTTTATTGGTCTGGGACA GGTGTTCTTCATTGAGAAATTTAACTTCACCCCTGCTGAAGCCCGAGCCGTCAACAG TATTGTATACATCATCTCAGCCCCTGCGTCTCCACTTCTGGGCTTCATGGTTGACAAAATAGGAAGAAATATAGTTTGGGTAATAACTGCTGTCATCACAACCCTCTGTGCTCACATGATGCTGGCCTTTACCTTCTGGAACCCATGGATTGCCATG TCCCTGTTGGGTGTCTCTTACTCCTTACTGGCCTGTGCACTTTGGCCAATGGTGGCATTTGTTGTTCCTGAGCATCAACTGGGGACTGCCTACGGTTT CATGCAGTCCATACAGAACCTGGGACTTGCTCTCATCGCCATGGCAGCAGGAGCGATCCTTGACAGCAGAGGATATTTGGTTTTAGAAGTTTTTTTCTGTTCCTGCATCTGCG TTGCTCTGATCGCAGTGGTGGTGTTGTACTTTGTGAACCATCACAGAA GAGGAGATCTGAACCTTTCAGCTGCAGCTAGAGCCAAATTGCTGAAAGAAAGCACTCCAGATGCAGA atga
- the LOC114474534 gene encoding P2Y purinoceptor 13-like isoform X1, whose protein sequence is MSCEIRGIWYFTSSFLRNIYIFTFVCFLSFFLTSLTATSSKGSERFPEDKMMNITLSNTSIKCHRDTSVTALVFPCLYSIVFILALILNCLAARIFFTIPDTSTFLVFLKNVVVADLLMTLTIPLKILSDAGFDSWGLRAFHCRYTAVLFYITMYISIILLGLISLDRYLKIVRPFGKCPLQQVRVGQILSATIWVVMLCLALPNVILSDQTPKTSRGRLKCTSMKSDAGLMWHKGFNYFCQVIFWGILALMVVCYTFISKKVYESYTASKSRSQAACRKTKGKVFIVVGVFFICFAPFHFVRVPYTLNQTGSMAGACKAENVLYIAKETTLWLSATNVCLDPLIYVFLCKTFRKRLMATVCRWQISNSVTECQPATSTQLEMSMLSNNKGVTSNGVTQGTE, encoded by the exons atgtcctGTGAAATAAGGGGAATTTGGTATttcacttcttcttttttaagaaatatatacattttcacattcgtttgttttctttcatttttcctgACATCCCTGACAGCAACAAGCAGTAAAGGATCAGAAAG GTTCCCTGAAGATAAGATGATGAACATCACCCTATCCAACACGTCCATCAAATGTCATCGGGATACCAGTGTGACAGCCTTGGTTTTCCCCTGTCTGTACAGTATAGTCTTCATACTAGCCTTGATTCTAAACTGTCTGGCTGCAAGGATCTTCTTTACCATCCCTGACACCTCaacatttttggtgtttctaaAAAATGTG GTGGTGGCTGACTTGTTGATGACCTTAACAATCCCTCTGAAGATTCTAAGCGATGCTGGTTTCGATTCCTGGGGTCTTCGTGCCTTCCACTGCAGATACACTGCAGTTCTCTTTTACATCACCATGTATATTAGTATCATCTTGCTGGGACTCATAAGCTTGGACCGCTACCTGAAGATTGTCAGGCCCTTTGGGAAGTGTCCCCTACAGCAGGTCCGTGTTGGTCAGATACTCAGTGCAACTATTTGGGTGGTCATGTTATGTCTTGCGTTGCCCAATGTGATATTAAGTGACCAAACACCAAAGACCTCAAGAGGCAGACTGAAATGTACATCCATGAAGAGCGACGCTGGCTTGATGTGGCATAAAGGATTCAACTACTTCTGTCAA GTAATCTTTTGGGGTATTCTTGCCTTGATGGTGGTTTGCTACACATTCATCAGCAAGAAGGTTTATGAATCATACACAGCATCAAAAAGCAGATCTCAAGCAGCCTGTCGTAAAACCAAGGGAAAGGTCTTTATTGTGGTGGGGGTTTTCTTCATCTGCTTTGCTCCCTTTCATTTCGTCCGTGTACCCTACACCCTGAACCAAACTGGGAGCATGGCAGGTGCCTGCAAGGCTGAGAATGTCCTCTACATCGCAAAGGAAACCACGCTGTGGCTTTCTGCAACCAATGTATGCCTGGACCCCCTTATCTATGTGTTCCTGTGCAAAACATTCAGGAAGAGGTTAATGGCCACAGTCTGCAGGTGGCAAATCAGCAACAGTGTTACTGAGTGTCAACCAGCAACATCCACTCAGCTGGAGATGTCAATGTTGTCTAACAATAAAGGAGTCACTTCTAATGGGGTTACACAAGGAACCGAATAA